The genomic window tacactgtaataaccttcaactacattgtaataaccttcaactacactgtaataaccttcaactacactgtaataaccttcaactacactgtaataaccttcaactacactgtaataaccttcaactacactgtaataaccttcaactacattgtaataaccttcaactacactgtaataaccttcaactacactgtaataaccttcaactacactgtaataaccttcaactacactgtaataaccttcaactacactgtaataaccttcaactacactgtaataaccttcaactacattgtaataaccttcaactacactgtaataaccttcaactacactgtaataaccttcaactacactgtaataaccttcaactacattgtaataaccttcaactacactgaaataaccttcaactacgttgtaataaccttcaactacattgtaataaccttcaactacgttgtaataaccttcaactacattgtaataaccttcaactacgttgtaataaccttcaactacgttgtaataaccttcaactacactgtaataaccttcaactacactgtaataaccttcaactacactgtaataaccttcaaatacactgtaataaccttcaactacgttgtaataaccttcaactacactgtaataaccttcaactacattgtaataaccttcaactacactgtaataaccttcaactacactgtaataaccttcaactacactgtaataaccttcaactacactgtaataaccttcaactacattgtaataaccttcaactacactgtaataaccttcaactacactgtaataaccttcaactacactgtaataaccttcaactacactgtaataaccttcaactacactgtaataaccttcaactacattgtaataaccttcaactacactgtaataaccttcaactacactgtaataaccttcaactacactgtaataaccttcaactacactgtaataaccttcaactacactgtaataaccttcaactacactgtaataaccttcaactacattgtaataaccttcaactacactgtaataaccttcaactacactgtaataaccttcaactacactgtaataaccttcaactacattgtaataaccttcaactacactgaaataaccttcaactacgttgtaataaccttcaactacattgtaataaccttcaactacgttgtaataaccttcaactacattgtaataaccttcaactacgttgtaataaccttcaactacgttgtaataaccttcaactacactgtaataaccttcaactacactgtaataaccttcaactacactgtaataaccttcaaatacactgtaataaccttcaactacgttgtaataaccttcaactacactgtaataaccttcaactacattgtaataaccttcaactacactgtaataaccttcaactacattgtaataaccttcaactacactgtaataaccttcaactacattgtaataaccttcaactacactgtaataaccttcaactacactgtaataaccttcaactacgttgtaataaccttcaactacactgtaataaccttcaactacattgtaataaccttcaactacattgtaataaccttcaactacactgtaataaccttcaactacactgtaataaccttcaactacactgtaataaccttcaactacactgtaataaccttcaactacattgtaataaccttcaactacactgtaataaccttcaactacactgtaataaccttcaactacactgtaataaccttcaactacattgtaataaccttcaactacactgtaataaccttcaactacactgtaataaccttcaactacactgtaataaccttcaactacactgtaataaccttcaactacactgtaataaccttcaactacactgtaataaccttcaactacactgtaataaccttcaactacactgtaataaccttcaactacactgtaataaccttcaactacactgtaataaccttcaactctGCCACAGAACAAGTGGTATAAGTCACACAGCATTAGAACATTAATTTccacatacactatattgacaaaagtatttggccacccatccaaatgatgcgaatcactaatcacttggccccgcccacaggtgtatcaaatcaagcacttaggcaggagcaactcagccaccaggtgataggccaggtaaactgacagagaggtcagcatagtgcaaagactttctgcacagtcacttgctacagagctccaaacttcatgtcaccttccaattagcccacttacagcacgcagagagcttcatggaatgggtttccatggccgagcagctgcatctaagccaaacatcaccaagtccaatgcaaagcgtgggatgcagtggtgtaaaggacatcaccactggactctagagccgtgggcacgccttctctggactgatgaatcacactttgtctgggtttggaggttgccaggagaacgctacatttcagactgtgttgtgccgagtgtgacatttggtggaggagggatGATCGTGTGGGTttgtttttcaagagttgggcttggccccttagttccagtgaaaggaactttgattgctccaggataccaaaacattttggacaattccatgctcccaaccttgtgagaacagtttggagcgggccccttcctcttccaacatgactgtgcaccagtgcacaaagcaaggtccataaagacatggatgacagagtctggtgtggaggaacttgactggcctgcacagagtcctgacctgaacccgatagaacacctttgggatgaattagaacagagactgagagccaggccttctccaccaacatcagtgtgtgacctcaccaatgtgcttttggaagaatggtggaaaatggctataaacacactcggcaaccttgtggacagccttcccagaagagttgaagctgttaaagctgcaaaaggtcacattgaaccctatgggttaggaataggatggcacttcaacttcatttgtgagtcaaagcaggtggccaaatacttttgtcaatatggTGTATGTTTCACATATTACTCCATGTTGCTTAAAAAAATGACCGTGCACTAACGTCACAAACATATGAGAACTATTTACATGCTGTGATGTACTGCAAGCAACGCAAACAAACTTAAAAGTACTTCCAAATTTGCATATTCCAAGGAAATTGTCTCTGTGTGGTGCTAGAATAGAGCACGGCCTAAAAGTTTGCACAAACTACACCCAGGAAAGACCCAGCCTGGGAATCAAACCCAAGCACTTCTTGCTGTGAGGCGCGAGTGCTGGCAAAAAAGAATAAACGTTCAGGAGAGACTTCAAAAAAGCCAAGTTGTTATCCAGGATTAGTGATGAGGATGcaatattgcagctttgggagtctGGATCACTTCTCTGTGTGAACACAGGGGGGCGCTGTCACCACACAGCTCTACAGTCCAGCTTTCTTCCAAGCACAACAATAAACTTGATTTTTGCAGCAATTTAGCCTCTCTTGTCTCTTAAAATAAATTCCTTCAGGCTGTGGGATGATTTAATTGTTTGGAGGACGTCATGTTCCGTGTCAGCATCAAACCCAAGTGCAAAGTCGTCAGCCAAAGACGTGCGAGGATGACAACTCAGCTAGCACCTCAGCAGCTCTTCGACTTCAACGTCAGCCTCTTTAATGAATGAGAGAAGCACATTATTACCAAAGTCCTGTTGCTCTTTCCCCTCAGCCTGTTGTCTCATAAAAGTCATCTTTGATTTGAAAATGGTTGTGTCGCCGTGACAACCGCCACCGCTTCTTCACTTCATAATTGGAACTTTGCTCATAATAAATAAGCGAAAGGGCAAACCACCAGAGAGAGCAGGAGCGTAAGACCTTTGACCTTTCCCAAAGTCTTAACTGCTGGGTTCTGATGAGATAATCAATCAACCATCTTAGGTTTTGTACTCTGCAGCTTTTATACTTCACTGCTTCGCAACCTTTCTTCAGTCACTGacagatttttattttcaaacaagtcagcagagaaaagcatttttggataaaagaaagggaaaaaaataGTGCGACAGAAAATCGTGTTCTTAAAGGCAAGTACAAACTAATGTCAAATAAATAGCCTAAATTAATAAAGtaacaattataataatgatatCATTATAAACGAAATCAATTATTTAAGCTTAATTTTTTTGCAGGGTGTGTTTCTAAATTACAACCTTCATTTGATGTTTTTAaggattttttgtttgtttgtttatcatCTCTTAGTTACAATAAACCGAATTGGATACAATTACAGAATCAGTTAAAAATACAAGggctaaataaaaatacaaaaattaaaagaacaaaaatgaataattaatctTAATTTAATCTGATTTTTACccgatttgtatttttatttttattttacattatttCTCTCAGTTCAATTAAAAAAGTAAGAGAACAATTAAACAtcagcaaaaaacaaacagcctaaataaatcaaaaataaaacataaagataaaaaagtaaaaatgtacctttatttaatgttatttctaaggctttttttttttatatattccaTCCGCCACAGTCACAATACAACAAAGAACATACAATTACAAAATCAGCGAGAAATGAATAGCCAACATAAATTAAGAAGAATTTAAAAATAAGAATACTAAAATCAggtgacttgtcaagggtgtaccctgccttccgcccgattgtagctgagataggcacacgtgccccccacgaccccaaaggcaataagcggtagaaaatggatggtgatCACTAAAATAATTCAATGTTATTTTTAAAGGTCTTATTTTTTCTTACATCCTGTCTCTTTCAGTAACAATAGAGGGTACATTCATTAGGTCagtcaaaacatatatatatatatatatatatatatatatataatatatatatataaatagtgtaTATGTGTCCTATTTCTTAATCTCAAATAACCCCAGCAGTACCTTCAACTATCCCTTGAACCCAGTGTGACTATTTGAGAAGAAGCAGACCTGACCCTTCAAACACGCTTAAATATGGCTGCAGTAGTTCATTGTTGGCTAAGTTGCCCAAGTGGGGTTAATTGTAAGACTCCAACATGCTTCTGGCAGcccaaaaaggtaaaataagtaaaAGTAGTTGTATTGTAAAGTGAAGTGTATAAGCAGGGTGTGTAGCCTGTAGGGAAAACATATCTCAGATCCTTCCGACTCCTTTTTGGATGTGTTGAATTCTGGAACCTTTTGAggaatataacatttacaaatgtaaatacagtcgtggtcaaaagtggacatacacctgtaaagaacatcaaAGACAGAGCAGGTCGTTTGGATTTATAGGACACACTTTTACACTCAAACAACTACTCAAAGAAACAATGAGGGagttgtgtacgtgtgtgtgtgtgtgtgtgtgtgtgtgtgcatgtgtgtgcgcatgtgtgtgtgtgtgtgtgtgtgtgtgtgtgcgcatgtgtgtgtgtgtgtgtgtgtgtgcgtgtgtgcgcatgtgtgtgtgtgtgtttgtgtgtgtgtgtgtgtgtgtgtgtttttgtgtgtgcgtgcgcatgtgtgtgagtgtgtgtgtgcgcacatgcgtgtgtgcgtgtgttttttgtgtgtgtgtgtgtgtgtgtgtgcatgtgtgtgtgttttttgtgtgagtgtatttgtgtgtgtgtgtgtgtgtgtgtatgtgtgtgtgtgtgttttttgtgtgtgtgtgtgtgtgtgtgtgcatgtgtgtgtgttttttgtgtgagtgtatttgtgtgtgtgtgtgtgtgtgtgtatgtgtgtgcgtgtgtttttgtctgtgcgtgcgcatgtgtgtgagtgtgtgtgtgcgcacatgcgtgtgtgagtgttttttttgtgtgtgtgtgtgtgtgtatgtgtgtgtgtgtgtttttgtgtgtgcgtgcacgtgtgtgtgcgcacatgtgtgtgtgtgtgcgtgcacatgtgtgtgtgtgtatgtgtgtgtgtgcgcacatgtgtgtatgtgtgtatgtgtgtgtgtgcgtgcgcgtgtgtgtgtgtgcgtgtgtgtgtttgcatgtgtgtgtgtgcgcgcacatgtgtgtgtgtgtgcgtatgtgtatgtgtatgtgtgtgagagagagagaggagagagcgagaaagagagcgagagaggagagagagagcgagagagcgcaagagagagagagagagatggttgTGCATCCCTCCATCTGCGCGCCACACGCCGCTTGCtcccagaagaagaagaagaagaagaagaagaagaagaagaagaagaaggttgaAGAAGCAGTGGTTGAGCAAAAGTGAAGACGTGGTCTTGCTGGATGTTGCGAGGCTGGAGGAGGATTATTCCAACTTCCTGCCTTGTGTTCTCTTGCCTCCAGGTGGACTCCCATCCTGCAACAACTGCCTTTTTATTCCTCCTCCACATCCCAGCACAGATTAATATGCTCTTGATCCACTCAAGCCACAGCATCCCCGCTTGCCCCAGAAGGTAAGTCACAGCTCCCCATCACTCTTGTCCACAGCTTCTCAGGACCAGCATGTTCATGATGTTGTCCTCCATCTTCCTCATGTCGGCCGGCTGTGAATTCTTCATGAAGCAGCTCTTGTTTTAACAGCCATTGTTTGAAGGATAAAGAAGTTCCGCTCTTGACTTATTGAAATGTCTCTGAGCACAAATGCTGTGAAAGCAAGGCGATGTCTTGATTGCCGTTGCCTCCCCACAGCTTCTGTGATGTTGGACTGGAGGTTCTGCTGCGTGGTGGTGCAGGCGTCGGTGTGGCTGCTGCTCTGCCGGGGGGAGAAGACGTGTCCCGCCAGTTGTCGCTGCGAAGGCAAGCTGGTCTACTGCGAGTCGGGGATTTTCCGAGACATCCCCAAAAACATCACGGCGGGATGCCAAGGTCTTTCTCTGCGTTATAACAACCTGCTGATTCTGACGCCGTACCAGTTTGCACGTCTCAACCAGCTGGTCTGGCTCTACCTGGACCACAATTCCATCACGGCTGTGGATCTTTTAGCCTTCCACGGCGTCAGGAGGCTCAAAGAACTCATTCTCAGCTCCAATGAGATAAGTGACCTGCACAACAACACCTTTAGCGCCATCCCCAACCTGCGGAATCTGGATTTATCTTACAACAAGCTTCAGTCCCTGCAGCCAGGACATTTGTTTGGCCTGCGCAAGCTGCAGAATCTACACCTTCGATCCAATGGATTGAAACAGGTTGCTGTCCGTACCTTTCTGGAATGCCGTAGCCTGGAGTTCCTGGATTTGGGTTACAACCGCCTGCGGAGCCTCACTCGAACAACCTTTTTAGGACTCTTCCGGCTCAAAGAGCTTCATTTGGAGCACAATCAGTTTTCAAGGATTAATTTCTACATTTTCCCACGGCTCACCAACCTGCAGGCTCTATATTTGCAATGGAACCGCATCCGAACCATAAGTCAAGGCGTACCGTGGATCTGGCCCAAATTGCAGAAACTGGACCTCTCAGGGAACGACATCCAAACGTTGGACCCCGCTGTTTTCCGGTCCATGCCGAACTTGCAAACGCTCAATCTGGAATCCAACAAGCTAAGGAGTGTTCCCGTGGAAGCCGTGTCGGCGTGGTCTTCAGTGACCACCGTCAGCCTGGCTGGGAACTCCTGGGACTGTAGGCCCAGCATATGCCCGCTGATAGGATGGCTGAGAAGCTTGAGGGATGCCAAGGACATCAGCATGATATGCAGCAGTCCTAAATCACTGCAAGGAGAAAAGGTTTTGGACGTAGTGGCCAACCACTCCACGTGTGTTGACATATATAAGGTCTTAACCACCACTGCTCTCATTATTCTCACTTCAGACCCATTTGTGGAGAACACTTCTCACCTTCCCCTCCTGAGCGTCACCCAACCGGCTCACAGAGAGTCGCCAGGGCAGACATCTCCTTGGCCGAACCAGACAGACATAGCGACAGTGAAGGCCACAGCCATTATTAGCTCTTCATCCCCAGAACCTTCCACCTCGTCCTTCCCGGAGATACCGTTTGAGCATATGGCTTTCCATAAAATCATCGCGGGCAGCGTAGCCCTCTTTTTGTCGGTGTCATTGATCCTGCTGGTGATTTATGTTTCATGGAGGCACTACCCTAACACCATAAAGCAGTTGCAGGAGCACTCAGTCAAACACAAGCGCAGGAAAAAAAGCCGGAGGCAGGAGCAGGACCTTAATTCTCAGTTGCAAGAGTACTATCTGAGCTACCACTCAAACTCTGAGACCATGGACTCTCTGGCGAACGAGACAAGGCCGTGCACTTGCACTATATCGGGATCCATAGAATGTGAAGTATGAGAGCTCTGCTCCTCTTTAAGAGACGATACGTGACGGCTTTAAGATTCAATGAGTGATATTTTCTTTTAAAGAAATGTCTTCACGTGACGGAAGTGTTTGCCAGATATATGGCAACTAGAAGTCAGCTCTGTACATAGCCTGACCCTTTTGGTAATCACCTGTGTCATCATCCCACATGGAAACCAACAGAGACGTTTTTTTACTTATCCATTTATATTGTGCAAAGTATTTATGACCCCGGTGCATCATTGAGTGTAGAAATGTGTGTGCGAGCGAGCCAAGACAAGGACTAGAAGAGTTCCAGGCTGTTAACGATTGGCACTCTTCAACATTTGTCTTACCAGGGCACCAATTACAGGAATCATTATCATGTCAAATTGGGGGAAACAAACACACGTATCATTTTTGCATGGCCTCGTCCTCCTGATGAATGACTCACAATCTGTCTCATTTAGTTTTAAATCTACCTTGTGAATCAACCTGGCTTTCACCaaaaactccaaacaaaacaagTGGGCTCACCAAGACATTATGACCACTTGCACAATAATATGAGTCGATACAAAAGAGATCTCTGTCTACAGAAAATATTCTTCAGTATATAGACCGGatcgagtgtgaagtgactgggatgagaatcagcacctctaagtccgagtccatggttctcgcccggaaaagggtggcgggccatctccgggttggggaggagaccctgccccaagtggaggagttcaagtacctgggagtcttgttcacgagtgagggaagagtggatcgtgagatggacaggcggatcggtgcggcgtcttcagtaatgcggacactgtatcgatccgttgtggtgaagaaggagctgagccggaaggcaaagctctcaatttaccggtcgatctacgttcccatcctcacctatggtcatgagctttgggtcatgaccgaaaggacaagatcacgggtacaagcggcccaaatgagtttgggtctctcccttagagatagggtgagaagctctgccatccgggaggaactcaaagtaaagccgctgctccttcacatcgagaggagccagatgaggtggttcgggcatctggtcaggatgccacccgaacgcctccctagggaggtgtttagggcacgtccaaccggtaggaggccacggggaagacccaggacacgttggaaagactatgtctcccggctgggaccaagtggaccaagtggctggggagagggaagtctgggcttccctgcttaggctgctgcccccgcgacccgacctcggataagcggaagaagatggatggagtatTGATCGACACTTTAGTGACCATTAGGGGCCTGATCTACTGAAAGTTTGCAAACGTGTTAAAACGTGCAAAGGTGATAGAAGCAAGTAGCTCAGCGACTGCACAGAAGATTACAGCAGCTCTTAAACGTTCAAAATCCAACTCATTTGGCTTGTCTGCCTTCATAAagatgcagaatatatgctgattatcagaacACCCACAAGcaatgcaaatataatcatttagcactCGCAATGTGATTCATCAAGGCCAAAACTGTTCTGCGGCCGCTGTTTTGTGTTTATATTGACATTCTCCAAGCGGACGTGCTATGTTGTGCACGACTGGATGTGAAGAAGGAGGCGATGGCTCTGCAAAGACAGACAATAGACGGACTATCCGCTGTCCTGCAGTACGTGTGTGTCAACATACTCGGACTGttagaaataaatacaaaatgatAGATGTATTGTTTATTCAGCAATCTCATTTTATGGAAGGACTGATTAAAACACGTTGTAACTGCTTGTTTTGTTGTCTGCTGGCAGCTTTGTTCGCTGGTATTTTTTCCACGTAGgagatatattattattattattattgttatactcATACCtcacatatgaaaaaaaaaatattgcaatatgcattttcatggATTCTTGAATACATTTGGGGATCACAACACCCACGCTGCACACAGCACACCTTCGGAGGGGAGAAAATACTCTGTTGTCTAgatcagtgcttctcaaccttttttcagtgatgtaccccctggcaacatgtttttaattcaagtaccccctaatcagagcaaagcatttttggttgaaaaaaagagataaagaagtaaaatacagcactatgtcatcagtttctgatttattaaattgtataacagtgcaaaatattgctcatttgtagtggtctttcttcaactatttggaaaaaaagatataaaaataactaaaaacttgttgaaaaataaacaagtgattcaactataaatgcagatttctccacatagaagtaatcatcaacttaaagtgccctctttggggattgtaatagagatccatctggattcatcaacttacttctaaacatttcttcacaaaaaaagaaatctttaacatcaatatttatggaacatgtccacaaaaaatctagctgtcaacactgaatattgcattgttgtatttcttttcacactttatgaacttacattcatattttgttggagtattgttcaataaatatatttaaaaaggatttttgaattgttgctatttttggaatactttgaaaaaatctcacgtaccccttggcataccttcaagtacccccaggggtacatgtacccccatttgagaaccactgcactagggttGTAGAGTAAACCAGTATTACTAGAGTaacgtgatactaatgaatcacattcagtactataccgcctctgaaaagtaccgctcCCTCAACACCTCGTCGGTGTCACGTGCTGTCAatgttggttttacgagcagaggagcatgtttggcagcgcgcacacacagagtacttacaagcagacacagtgtgtggacagaaaaggaagaatggacgcattttggtgtaaaaagtcaagaaaaaggtgaagttataacactgaatcaCCCTCAAGAAGAGATGATTTAAGACACTAgtttagctagctagcggctgaaGTCCAGCCGCACTTggcaatgttttagctacttctaaatcactaatcatggcctccatggcaacaaataaagtaagtttcttacaagtaccattatcactgcagcacgaggaatagttaaacatgcttcactacaaaccagagtcacaatgtaaacaaacgccatgggtggatctacacctgacatccactgtaatgataccaagtacaggagtgtatctagtcgacactactatgattacatccatATTTTTGAGCACcacaaagtcttttttttttctttttttaatttttgttatgtttataaagtcagtaaacacatccctggacacatgaggacctgTCACtcggatcctgtaactacttggtatcacattgatacccaaattgtgtggtatcatccaaaactaatgtcaagtatcaaagaagagaagaataagtgattattacatttgaacagaagtgtagatagaacatgttaaaagagaaaataagcagatattaacagtaaatgaacaagtggattaatgatccctttttacagtttgtccctcctaatgtgtataaaataataggtgtataaatgacacaatatgttactgcagactaattaggagtctttgtttgtttacttcctactaaaagacaagttgtctagtatgttcaacattttattgaagcactaaatgacaataataaacatatgtttcatgtacactaagattgtttgttcaaataaaggcaataatgacattttctgtggtgccctttatttagaaaacaatcgaaaagtat from Nerophis ophidion isolate RoL-2023_Sa linkage group LG07, RoL_Noph_v1.0, whole genome shotgun sequence includes these protein-coding regions:
- the lrrtm4l2 gene encoding leucine-rich repeat transmembrane neuronal protein 4, whose product is MLDWRFCCVVVQASVWLLLCRGEKTCPASCRCEGKLVYCESGIFRDIPKNITAGCQGLSLRYNNLLILTPYQFARLNQLVWLYLDHNSITAVDLLAFHGVRRLKELILSSNEISDLHNNTFSAIPNLRNLDLSYNKLQSLQPGHLFGLRKLQNLHLRSNGLKQVAVRTFLECRSLEFLDLGYNRLRSLTRTTFLGLFRLKELHLEHNQFSRINFYIFPRLTNLQALYLQWNRIRTISQGVPWIWPKLQKLDLSGNDIQTLDPAVFRSMPNLQTLNLESNKLRSVPVEAVSAWSSVTTVSLAGNSWDCRPSICPLIGWLRSLRDAKDISMICSSPKSLQGEKVLDVVANHSTCVDIYKVLTTTALIILTSDPFVENTSHLPLLSVTQPAHRESPGQTSPWPNQTDIATVKATAIISSSSPEPSTSSFPEIPFEHMAFHKIIAGSVALFLSVSLILLVIYVSWRHYPNTIKQLQEHSVKHKRRKKSRRQEQDLNSQLQEYYLSYHSNSETMDSLANETRPCTCTISGSIECEV